The genomic DNA AACTCCATCCAATAGACTCAAATATTACTCCTGTTAATAGGGAAATACATCCTGTTACACCTACTTTAAAAAATGTTTCTAAAGATTCAAATTCTAAGGTTTCTCCACTTCTTTCTATTGTATTTTTATCAAATAATATTTTTGCAAATATAAACATAAGTATTCCTGATATGAAGTGGAAAATTATAGCCGAACGTTCAAGGTTAAAGACTAGATATGGTATACTATATCTAGCTAAAATATTTAATATTTCATCTATTTTTACAGTAGTATAGCCCCATGCAGATAAGTTCATTTCTATTAATCCCATAAACCCAAGAGGAAATATAAGGAAAATAGCCGTTAAAGCTATTTGTGATATACTTGTTCCTGTTAATGTTGCAAATAAAAATGAAAACCCTAGAAAGACGAATAATCTAAAAATATTTGCCCCTAACCAAGTCATTACTAAACCTACAGAATAAAATTCTCTCAAATTTTTACTAATTCCTAGAGCTAAAGTCATTATTAAAGCATTTATTAAAAAAGGGAAAATAAGATTTGTAAAAGCTACTAATAATTTATTGAAAAATATTTCCCATCGTGTAAAAGGCATAGTTGCCAAGACCTCAAAGGTTTTTCTCCTCTTTTCTTCGCCAAATAAAAGAGTTGCTATAGATATTGGCACTAAGGCTAATATAATCATTTCTATAAATGTTAGTTCTTTAAACCTAAATTTAACAAAATCTTTAGTAGATTCCTTATATTCCTCCGCATCAAAATAATCATAATGCTCTGGGTGTTCTTCTGCCTCTTTCACTATAGTTTCGTATTCACTATTAGTTCTTATTATTCCTAAAGTCATTGTAAAAAATAACATACCTGCAATAAAGAAAGCTGACCATTTACTCATGTTCCAATCTTTTTTAAACAATGTTTTGTTATAGCCCAATATCTTCAAATCCATAACCTTCTCCCTCCATTCTGTGTATAAATATTTCTTCCAAAGACATATCCACCATTTCTAGTAAAATTGGATTATGACTTTTAACTATATCTAAAACCCCTTCCAAATTGTCTCTAACTACTATCTGGTGAATCCTTCCAATACTTTCTGTCCTTAAAACATCTTCATTTTCTTTTATCTCATCTGGTAATCCATTTTTAAAAGCTACTTGAATCTTTCTTACATTGCTTTTTAAATTCTCCACACTATCTTCTAATAAAATTTTCCCTTTATGAATAATACCTATGTGATCACATATTTGTTCTAATTCTCCTAAATTATGACTAGAAATTAAAACTGTAGTGCCATTGGTACTTACTTCATCTACTATTAAATTTAACATTTTCCTTTTCATAACAGGGTCCAATCCTGAAGTAGGTTCATCTAATATAAGTACTCTTGGCATAATTGAAAAATTCAATAATATAGCTAATTGAGTTTTCATACCTTTAGATAAATATTTAATCTTTTTATTTTCATCAAGATTAAAGAGTTTCATTAGTTGACTATATCTAATTTCATTCCATTGAGGATAAGCACCTTTATAAAATTCTACAATTTCCTTTACCTT from Tissierellales bacterium includes the following:
- a CDS encoding ABC transporter ATP-binding protein, which gives rise to MIKVEGLNKSLGGNKILDDVNLHVKKGSIYGLIGPNGAGKTTLIKTLVDIYESKKGDIQIEGEVIKENKKIKSGIGYISDFQYFYPSFKVKEIVEFYKGAYPQWNEIRYSQLMKLFNLDENKKIKYLSKGMKTQLAILLNFSIMPRVLILDEPTSGLDPVMKRKMLNLIVDEVSTNGTTVLISSHNLGELEQICDHIGIIHKGKILLEDSVENLKSNVRKIQVAFKNGLPDEIKENEDVLRTESIGRIHQIVVRDNLEGVLDIVKSHNPILLEMVDMSLEEIFIHRMEGEGYGFEDIGL
- a CDS encoding ABC transporter permease subunit gives rise to the protein MDLKILGYNKTLFKKDWNMSKWSAFFIAGMLFFTMTLGIIRTNSEYETIVKEAEEHPEHYDYFDAEEYKESTKDFVKFRFKELTFIEMIILALVPISIATLLFGEEKRRKTFEVLATMPFTRWEIFFNKLLVAFTNLIFPFLINALIMTLALGISKNLREFYSVGLVMTWLGANIFRLFVFLGFSFLFATLTGTSISQIALTAIFLIFPLGFMGLIEMNLSAWGYTTVKIDEILNILARYSIPYLVFNLERSAIIFHFISGILMFIFAKILFDKNTIERSGETLEFESLETFFKVGVTGCISLLTGVIFESIGWSFDFPYSVSIIIGYVVGIVLGWLIATYSIKLNRSKI